CCTCAAAGGAGCAGAAGAGGGAAAAGGACAAACGTAGGCACTGGAGGGATgtcaacaaagacagagaggtttGTAACATAACATCAGACGACATGCAACTGAAAAGTGTTCCACACAAATCCTGTCGGAGGTGTTCTCCGGGAAATCACcaggtcttttttttaagtgacATAGAAGAGACACATGATCACATTCAGAGTTTGTTCAAGGTTCGGCGGTGCAGAAACTGGGTGGAGTATCAGGAGCTTCTGGTGCAGCGGCGGGGGAAGCGTGAAGGCCGACCGGCACACTTGTGGAACAGCGAAGTCGCTCCTTTACACGACCCAAGACGACCAATCCCCACTGGTGAGATCCCATGGGCCTAGTCAGTAAAGTAAATTCACAGTTATTATATATTGATGTATTGTTTAGTTGTATCTGATTCAGTGACATTTGTTTGTTATTCCAGGGGAGCTGTTGGATAAACTCAGTGTGATTAGATCTACACATTTACTCGAGGGAGCCTCCAGGTATcactttcttctgttttccttttattacACTGAAAAGGTGAAATAAACAGATGCTGCTTCAGGTTGCACTGAGACAGATAAATATTGTTTGGCAGCACAGATGGATGCTGGAAGCAAATTAggcatttcttttgttttccacagTATTATGATTCATCACACCAGAAAACTGATATCAGAGCAGTCTGATAGGATTTTATTTCCCCCGTCCTGCTCCGTGTGCCATGTTAATGCACCGTCTAAAGGCACCCTTATCTATGACAACAATGGATGGTTGGAGTCACAGTCGGACTAAGACTTATTCTCACTCAAAGCAGCCTCTGGAAGTATCAGTTTCCACAGCTGAACATTTGACTGTAAGTGACAGTCAGACATGCTCTCTGTAAGGAGAAACCCTGTCCTCTCACACACTAATGCACCTGAATTAGCAAGGGATCCTCTTAAATCAGCTGATTAATGAATCTGTATGTCTGGTTAAAAAACATTGAATTTAGTTTCCTCCCAAAAAGATGCCCAAAGGCCGAGTTGGTGATTCTGGAGACACAGATTGTTGATAATTAGCCAATTAGCATTTCTAAATAGTTAGCATGTGCCAGATTTAGCATCCACCTCGCTCccattgctctctctctccccccatctTTGCTCCCCCTCACCTCCCCTGTGTCCTGTGCACAAGCACAAACGCCTCCTCTTGCTGATTGGCTGGAACAGCGTTGCTCAGTTTGAGCCACTTTGATTGTTTGCAGTCTACAGAGCCAGGAGCAGGCAGCACGCTGAGAATAGACAGCTAGCCGACCTTGAAGGGATATTCGctgatttaacatttattggATTAGAATCGCTGACTTCAGCTTTAATAAAAGACAATGAACCCTATTGTTCCTGCTGGTTTTCCATCTTACTTTGACCCTTATTTTGGTTAAATTGCACTCCATGTGGCATTAAAAGGGCCTTAAATTTAATGTGGTGAATACTCCAGaaacacagaatgaatgagCCATTGTTTCACAATGAGGACTCATAACTTACcagctgcatgtaaacatgGCTTTTATAACCATATTGATACAGTGGATGGAATTATCCCAGCAGCCTGGTTTCCTGGAGCGAAGTGTCTAAAGTGTCTCCCTGATTGAAACTGTCAGTGTTCAGAAGTAGCCAAGTTATAATAAAAGCCTTCTGATCACAGAATGTGCTGTTGGGTTCTGACTGAATGACATTTTTCCCCAAATCATCATTTCAGATATTTGGTTTTCCATTGTTGTGCCTTTTTTGCCGATAACCATTAACTGAAATCAGTAACACTTCACAAATGTGGGGCTTCCAGGAGAGGTACCATGCAGGTGTGTCGTACTCCACATTGCAGCTACTTTTTGTTCACTGTGATCAGAAAATCTCAACTCTGAGTGACCTGTGAAGGAAAATAAATCGGTTTGGACTTTGAGTAGAGCGACAGCTCGTGTCACTGCTATCACAATTTATGATCTTGAATTAACAAATCCATAAAGACTCAGAGACAAAGGAGCGAGATGCTGCAGCTCTGGTGTTGTGCTCCTGGCTGATGTATTGTACTGGGACGGGCAGTTCATCATTCAGGGGACGACCTTGTGCTTTGTCCTCTCAGGTTAAAAGACTCAGACGAGTGGAggatttgtttcagtgtttacCAACCCGATACGGTGGCTGACTTCAAGAAGAGCAACCCGGGGAAACCGTACTcccgcatgtgtgtgtgcaggtaagcaaacacacaaactgcctggaggtgtgtttacTCGAGGCTGACAGACACCTGATACAGACTAAATGAATATCACAGTGGTTGAGGTTGAGTGGCCTTTTTATCTCATCCCTCTTTTAGTGATTCCTTAATTTCCCCCCCGGGGATAAATAAggtatttctgattctgattctaatgcTGCTGCAATTAGCTAATTGATGAGTGTActgtaaaatgttagaaaatacCAACAAATGCTCATCACAGCTTGCCAGAGGtcaatgtgatgtgatgatgcaAACCATCACATTTGGCGAGCTGCAACTCAACCTCGATTACAAAAATTGGTGTTGTTCAGTTATCCGTTGACTGAGTATTTGACTATTTATTCGATTCCTCCCTGTTGTGTGTCAGTTTCGATGGCCCTGTGCCTGACCTGCGAGCCATCAAGCTGCTGGTCTTCCAGAGTGGAGACATCCCGGTGGTGTTTGCTGTGGTGGACTACGGAGACATCTCCTTCTACACCTTCAAAGACTTCCAGCTGCCCACTGATGTGTACCATTAAGTGTACCACTCTTTAACATAGCATGTAAAACATGTGCCAACACGTGTGAAGGACATTTAAATGAGTGAGTGTATGAATGAATCTGTATCTGTTGGGTTGGCtggacacacaaaataaaaatattaccaATCTTTGATGTTACagataaagaaaacactgaaaaagtgCTTTTGTGTGTCTGGGCAGTGACTCCTAAAGGGAGATAATGGGTggctttaaaggataactttagCATTTTTAACTGGGCTGTAGTTTTTCagattttgggtttgaaatgactggtatgTACAGAAAGTTTTGGAATTTGTCCAGTTGATCAGTGAAATGGACTGCAAATGCTGCAGCACAGTtatttgggacaactgcacctgatcacagtaggtccactaaaagagcttgtttgatccactgacaggctcagagtgttattctaagtgtgtgacagcatcatggaaaggatccctacagagagagacctggaagatccttttggtttaaccacaaacagcacacacaccagactacattcactaaaacagggattttagagaacacgacacaggagctgctgctctgctgctgctgcctcggttggttagtctgtttgtgttattgtgtgttccacacatgtgttggatctgaactaacccttgaaaacaccaaagtcacacaataacacaaacaaactaaccgatccaggcagcagtagaccagcagttcctgtgttctgtgaggtagaattactgtttttgtcagtagagtctggtggttttgaagagagcgatagaacagaaatgagaaattaatttggtgcaaaaaaaagttttagtgATACTTTATTTCTTATAAGTGAGCAAGTTTTTAGTTctataataaaactaaaatgtgcaTCTTTAAATTAAACAATCGTTACTATTCATATTTTCTCAACAATACGGGGGTTCACAGGTTCATGTCCACAAACTGTCAGTGGGAAACAGATCATTTCTATTGGGCAAAAGGGGTCTCAGTGTGAAACATATAATGTCTTTAATGTATTAGAGATGCCATGATTAAATAAACACTAACTGCTTTTAACTTCTTAGTTTGAGAAGAGTAAATGGTTTGTCATGCAAActataacattttcaaaattagAAATATAACTGAAGATCCACTTACTAACTTTTCTCTGGGGCTTTTATCGGCATCCTCATCAGCCGCTGTGCTGATGAAGACTGATTTAGTAAGATTCAGTAAGTAACCCTTCAGTCAAGATCAATTAGTCAAACTACTGTTCACTAGAATCAGTGTGACTGTTGATGCTCAAGTGAAGATTCATTCTGCAGCTCTTAAAACAGTctcaccacaaggtccattAGTGGGTGTTGTGGAGCTTTCTGTCTCACCACACTGTCTTCCACACTGCCATGGAGCTGTGGATTCTCAAGTGTCTCGTACCACCACTTCTTCGACTCAAGTCATATTTAGGAAACTGTTTTCTATGTGACTCAGACTCTGGGTAAGGACCATTTATTCATGTGCACCTGCAATTTAActtcttttaatgtgaaagtttttttatattctaattAAAAAAGCTGCTATTCATTGCTTGTcaggtgttttttccttgagcACAGGTGTTGCAAGCGTAGAGAACAGTGTGCATGAAAAGTCTCCTCACGTTGACTGTTTGCTTCAGCTGCAGGCCAACAATAGAAATGTCCAGGTAATTAGTCTCTCAGAGCACAGCTGTCTCACACTTTGATTACATCCATTCATGTCTCTTCCGTACTGAACTCTTGTATTGTTCTGCTGGTTATCTAACACAGCTTTGCACTTTAAAAGGCTGTGCACTGATTGAGAAGAAGGCCGACAGCCATGGCAGCTCTGTGGATTCTGGCTTTTCTTGCTTTAATTGGTGAGTTATTACTTTAAACTTAAAATCTAGGCCCCGATTCTGTGTTTCCTTGTCTAGTAAGGTTTTTTGTCTCCTCCTCAGGTTTCTCCAGCAGTCAGACCTCAGACTGCTCATACCTTGTTCTTCTGAAACACTTGAACTTGACTCAAGCAAATGATGTTCTACAAATCATGCGGCCGGTGAAGAACTGGGCCACAGCCACCCTTGTTCAGCTGGACATGTTGGTGTACGGTATTTTAGGAGTGGTGAGCATCTTTATATCTCTATGTGCATGAATTGAGCTTTCAGAGGATCTGATTTTTTTAGTCATTTctcctgaaacacaaaatacaagGTAGATTTTACTCTATGCAGTGGTGGAAGTAAGTACAAGTACTGCATTTCACTGGactatttcagttttatcttaCTTTGTGTTTCCACTCTATGAACTATACTCTAAATTTATATTGCTGCtagtttattaggtacatctTGTTTAAACTAATGTAGTGTGATGCCACAGTCCTGCAATAATTCCTAACAAAAGAAGGTATTTTGTTAAACTGACAGGTGtctctattattttgtccaccctgCTTATATCAGTAAGGGTATGggtaaataacagaaacacctctctgtataaTGTGATGCAGTTCAACAGCACTAGAAAatacatcctccaaaatgattAAGCAGTTGAATCAGCACGTCccattattaatattaaatccTTCATGaggggaggatttattgcaggactttAGTGGCCTCATTAGTTGTAGGTTGTTGTAACTGGCACCTGAGTGTATTATCAACCTATAAAATATTAGACCTGTTCAGGCTGGAGTTGTGCAACCCTTTGCTGGGACCTACGTGAGGTCATCAAACCCCATTCACTAATAGAATAATTAAGTCGTAACTAACAGGAGAGTGAGAGTCAGTCAGCGGACGCCTGCTCAGTTCTGAGCAAAGGTCTGATCAGGCAAACTGCCACTACGTTAAAGCACCTGTGGGGATATATTATAGGTCCTTGAACCACGCCGCAGTCTataaaacagatgaaatcaGCCTCACATCACCCACatcagtaagaaaaaaagatgtagtAATGTGAGATGTTTATTACAGACCTCCTCATGTCCACAAAatggatttatttttatatcttgtGCAACAAGATAAAAAGTATCATCTGTCAGGACTAATTTCACACCCTTTAAAAGGGCCGCTCAACATAATGACCGCTTTTACTGCTGATGCTTTAAGCACCTTTGGCTGGCATCGCTTCTCTCACTTGAGTTTTTAAATGCAGAACATTTACTTATAAcagcatattttttttacagtggggTTGTTGAGTGAGACACTGCTGTGAGCTCCACAAATGAAATTCTGCTCACCTCTCTTTCGCAAGAGTGGCAAAATCTCAGGCAGAGAAAACGAACCAAAAAACTGTCTATGTGAATAGACACCACTAGatttaagttatttttgttttcgGTGACAGGATGCTTTGTATTAAACGTGATATGTGTGTTGTTAATGTGCATGAATACTCACCACAGTGCTACTGATTATCTGCAGGATGAGAAGTCTCAAACTATCACCAGTCACATCTGGATCCACATGGTAAGAAATGATCATCAGTGCTCTGCTACCACCGAATATGTCGACTTCAGCATCTTCGTTTGGCCTCACACACTCAACAACGCGTGTCGTAAACAGTTTTAAAACCcacctttttccttttcccagCAATGGACAAATGAATTCCTAACTTGGAATTCATCCGACTTTTGTGGGATAAACATGTTGAATATTCCAAGATCGAGGCTGTGGATCCCAGATGTCAGCATCCAAGAGGAGTAAGTATTATTTATCACATGACTGCAGTTTGTGGTtctgatgtgatgtgtttcaTAAAGAAGGTTCAGCCAAGCAGGACTCGTTGTGAAGAGCTTGTCTCGATAGAGCTTCATAAACTGAACCAAAAAGTCTTATATTTTTGTCCCATAGTCACCAAATGATCCAAAAAGCAAACTAGAGTGGTGACGATGATCAGGGTCCAAGCAGCCTGCGAGCACTTGGATGCTTGTATCCTCAAATGTCAAGAGACAAACTATGCAAATCTACTTTCAGGAACATTTGATGTAGCTTCTGACCTTCGGTGAGGACTTTTCCACGCGACTACATTTGTAGCTATTTTGATAAAAACCTCGTACATTGACTTACAGTGAGATCGGGGAGGTCTGTAGATGAACGTGACTCTGGGATATAACAGAAATATTAAGAATGAAATATTaccacaacagcaacagaagCAGTGCTGCAAAAGCAAAGGCACAGATCCTTTGGCAGCATGTTGTAGACTCACAGACAACAGACTGCAggattcatatttattttctctttgctgtAAAGAGGTAATAATTGCAGCACACGTGGTttttaataagaataagaagatCCACTAatccactgtgttttttttggcttgTCTCTCTTCTTTGCCCCTTTAGCGCGTCTGATTCTGGCAGTATTAAACACAGTCCGTTTGTCAGTCTGTCATCCAACGGTTCCGTGCAATCGAACTCACGTCAGCGGCTGACCTCCACCTGTCAGCTGGATCTCTTGCTGTTCCCCTTTGATTTTCAGAACTGTAACATCACATTTTTCCCCATGAGCTCTGAAGGTAAATTGCAGAGATTAACTGCAGACAcgcctccttttttttttttaacatccaGAATTGCTTTGGAACATATGTAATTatttgatacttttttttattatgtgcaCAGCAAGCGTTATAGAACTAGGAACACTCGTCAATGACTCAACCGTTTCTGAGTTGTCTGAGCTGATCATGGTTACAAGGGGCGAATGGGACCTTGAAGATATAGTCATTCTCCTTGAGCCTGCTATTAAGGGTGGTTCAAAAAATGGAAAACTTGTGTATTCGGTAAGAAAATATTCGTTATGAATCCTCAAAACGCCGTCCTCCAAGTGTGTTTGTCTCTAAttgatttgactgtttttttcctttcaggTAAAACTCGTCAGGAAGCCGATGCTTTATGTGATAAATTTAATTGTGCCCCTGTTCTATTTACTGGTCCTGGATTTGGCCTCCTTCTTCATCAATGGGGCCAGGGGAGAAAAGCTGGGCTTCAAAGTGACCATACTGCTGTCCATCTCCGTCTTACTGCTGATTCTGAAGGACATGCTGCCCTCCACTGAAGAAAATCTGCCACTGATGGGTGAGCTGCCTCACGGACCTCAGAGTGTTCAGCATCTTCACCCTGACCTCTAATGTCTCTGCACCTTTATTCCAGCCAACTACTGTGTGGTGATCTTTGCCCTGGTGGGGTTAAGTGTTCTGGAGGCCATGCTGGTGAGCTTCCTATCAGACCTTGATGATTATCAGAAGGCTGAAAGATCTGTGAAAATCGAGCTGGAGGCCGACAACCACAAAGGTACGTTTTCTGATTTTTGCAAAGACTTAATAAAAACGAGGTTAACAGAGCACGTTTCCCACATTTTTTCATGACGATAAACTGAAGTTGGAAATGTTTGACTCAACAAGTTTAAGAGGACCacctcagtttatttatttcttttgctcTGTCTGAGTATCTGGTGCCTCTTTTGGGCTTCGTTCCTCTGAGGATTCGGCTCCTGAACTGGATCATATGGAGCTTAGTAATAATCACCAATAAAACCAGCGAAACAGCAGAAGACATCACCTGTAACCCCAGAATAAGATTCCTTttgattattgtcattttatccAAAGCGCTGtgcaagtacatttactcaagtactgtaactaaatacacatttacagtacttaacttacattttaatgtcatgttccacctctgctctctttcatctcagagagaaatattGCACATTTTGCTTCACCACATTTATCAGACTGCTTGACTGACAGCTAGTTACgttacaaattaagatttttgcacacaaaactATATGAAGAGTTTATAGAAtataatgttttgttgtgaattAAGCCCAATAGTTTATACATGCTGGTCAATTGAGTGATTAAAATAGATGGAtgtattttgataatcatttcatttttatgtaaaaacatttcatgcttccagcttctcaaagaagaagatttgctgcttttcacttGAATGATTTGAATGTGTTTCAATAATGTTGGGCTTTGGACTGTAAGTATGGTGAAGGAGTCACTTTGGATTGTGACgccatttttcacttttctttttacaaacaaaacaatcaatcgattgatggaaaaaataatcagcaaatgaAGTAAtattttcaatgcaggacttttatttgtaacagagtatttttattattatggtaTTAGCACTGAatctgagtacttcctccaGCACTGTGGCTTGGTATCATTAGCAATGTTTAATACTACCGGTAGTTAGATATCCGACTTACGTCCTTAACTGATACTTCGAGTTTAGCAACATTCTGCAAAACCctttttcatttgataaaacaaaacatatttcaaaaatatgaacatttgTGTAGCCCCCAGTAGAAATATAGACGTTATTgagttaaataataataaaaaagacaataaatctACAAACGTTCAGTCGACAGTTTTCACTAAAGACACGTTTCAGTCAGTACAGTGTTGAGGCTCGATGCCTCTTCATCCCTACTCAGAATTTAAGATCAATTTTATTATGTAGTTTGGCAGCAAGACTTTAGGAAGGAAATGAcaaatgtcatgtttccttAAACTTGCCTTGAGGCCTTTTAGGTCACTTGGGGGCAACACAAGAAGCTGTAAACACCACATCTGACATAATATCacatcaatatcaatatcaacaCCAAAACAATTTCTCAGTAAAGCCGAATGGAACTGCAGACCAAGGACAAACActgattaatgcagctttaaaccaTCTTGCTTGTGTCCATGGGTTGAATGGAAGTCCAGTATTCACTGTCTGGGGGGAACACccggctctttagctgctaagtGCTCCGTAAagctgagcagagctgcaggttGTAGAATTTTCTGTAGGTTTATCACCACCAAAGGCCCCTTCCACATTACCATTTCACATCAGGTATTCACATCCCAATCCACATGCATCAGTGATTAATTCTTATTCTGCCAAACAATCTCTTCTCTTTCCCAACAGAGCCTGATTTAGCTCAAGAGGAAGGCCAGATGAAGCCACAGCAAAGTCACCTTCCTCTGAATGGGCCCAGTAGCAACGACCTGCTGAATCTACTCCTGGAGGAAATGAAGGCAGCCCGACAGGAAGCTGAAAGACGAGACACAGACATGGGAGTGCTTGGATTCTACAAAAGACAGGCCTGCATCATAGACACTGTGTTCTTCTTCCTCTATTTTTTAACTGTTGTTATTTATCTGATATACATGTATTCAATATGGATACACCAATACTGTATTTCATAATCTAGTAATTAGatgatgtgtgagtgtatatgCTCTTACATTCGACTATGGTGGGTTTTTGATTAAACATCCCCTGCAGttaacacagataaacacatgcagggaaagaaaacagacattttctgTCCTTTAATAATTCTACTACTTTTTCTCTTGCAATCATGACCCTACGACCTCCATACAAAGTACAGAATATAAGAATGACTGTATGGACAATATGTTATAGATCAAAATAAAGGTGATTTGTCTTTATATTGGTGTTTCTATATTGAATGTGTTGCACAAGATAAAAGTGAAGGAGACAATGAAGGAAATGAGAGGGGTTTATAGAGAGAGGGTTTATAATTGGAAGGTGGCATTTATGCATTGTGGAATGGGAAAACTATAAGAGCTCTTATTGAAGGACTGTGATTATGTACCTTATTGAAAGGAACTCGGAGTTTCTTTCTCAGGAAACGTGGAGAAAACTGTCCATACCTAATTTCTAatgaatttaaattcaaataacatgcaatgatttctttttatttgatgaACCCCATTTTGGGAACATTTTAGCCTGAATACTGCACCCTGCTTCCTCTACTCACACCACAGCAGCCAGGTAGCCCAGATGTTCCCAAATTTAGAGGGATGTTTAAAGCTGTTCTGGGGCTGCAgcatgaacacattttaaaagcaccaTCACTCtactgaaagtgaaaatgaacGTTGACTGGAGGCAGGCACAGACAGGTGTGCATGTCTCATGTGTCATATGTCCACATGTGTCATATGACTGAGTGCTGGTACAGGGGTCGGTCGTTTTGAGAACCTCAGCAGCACGGAGGGGCGGGTGCAAGCAAATCCTGAACACCGCGATTTAAAGATTTGCTCGTCTAATCTAGATTTACCAAAGTGACCCATATCGAatatgtttaacatttttaaaatgttgggTTGCACTGGATTTACTGCGGTAAAATCCCAAATAACTTCAGGGACAGCGTGGATACACAAAACACGCTCTCTCACTCTGATTGGATGGACTGCACCTCGTGATTCGTTTTCCGCAACAACAACATACCGAGGAAACCAACTGACAGGTGGATTAAGCTAAACAATATAATAACGAAGACAACTTCATTGTCATTACATAATAAAAGCGTTATTATATCAACCCCTGATTTATGACGAGGaggttttactttgaaaggtaATACCGGAAGTGTGGATTTACGTTAGCGCTAGCTTGACTAGCCTGTCCCCTCATCTCTGGTTCCTGCTGGAGCAGGTCAGCTGCTTGGGTAGTTTACTGCCTCAGTTAGCAGTGTTTGAGTCTTAACTGCCTTTTTAACTGACTTTTATCTCCCGTCTTTCAACGAAACAGCTCATGTTAGCCAGGCGGCGAGGCTGTTGGTTTATTCGGCTAGTTAGCTAGTGAGGATCTGATCCAGCTGACAGCTTGGAGCATCCTGCTAGCCTAGCAGCTAAATTAGCTAAATACACTGGAAAGAAGGTGAGAggtgtttgcttttttaaatgccaGCGACAGGATTACCCAGACAGCTTCTCACTTTTATCAGTGTCCTTTATGAACAATAATATCTAATAgatgtgtagttgtgtgtgatAGCTAGTCTGTCCTAACGTACGCTTCCAGATGCTTAGCTAGCGAGAAAACGTCAGTTTATGGATCAATGATGACTTAAACTCAGAACTTTGTACAACCAGGAGAGCTGGTGCAAGCAGACATGCACTTCACAAAACACACGAATCACTGTCATGAATCAGATGAAATAAGCCCACAAGCTCCGTCACCAGACCGCACAGCACTGAGGGCTAGACAT
This genomic window from Pempheris klunzingeri isolate RE-2024b chromosome 17, fPemKlu1.hap1, whole genome shotgun sequence contains:
- the LOC139216283 gene encoding 5-hydroxytryptamine receptor 3A-like, which gives rise to MAALWILAFLALIGFSSSQTSDCSYLVLLKHLNLTQANDVLQIMRPVKNWATATLVQLDMLVYGILGVDEKSQTITSHIWIHMQWTNEFLTWNSSDFCGINMLNIPRSRLWIPDVSIQEDASDSGSIKHSPFVSLSSNGSVQSNSRQRLTSTCQLDLLLFPFDFQNCNITFFPMSSEASVIELGTLVNDSTVSELSELIMVTRGEWDLEDIVILLEPAIKGGSKNGKLVYSVKLVRKPMLYVINLIVPLFYLLVLDLASFFINGARGEKLGFKVTILLSISVLLLILKDMLPSTEENLPLMANYCVVIFALVGLSVLEAMLVSFLSDLDDYQKAERSVKIELEADNHKEPDLAQEEGQMKPQQSHLPLNGPSSNDLLNLLLEEMKAARQEAERRDTDMGVLGFYKRQACIIDTVFFFLYFLTVVIYLIYMYSIWIHQYCIS